The nucleotide window GGCATAGACCCGGGCGTCCTGTTGCACCACCAGCGAGTCGTTCGCGCCATCCGGCGAAAGCACGAGGCGCAACACGCCGCGCTTCTGGTCCGCGCCAAAGTGACGCTGCTGATAACGCGGCGCCGTACCCTTTTGTCCCGGCGCGATCCAGATTTGCAGGAAGTGCACCGGGTCGCTCTTCGAATGGTTGTATTCGCTGTGCGCGACGCCCGTTCCGGCGCTCATCAACTGGATATCGCCAGGTACGATCACCGAGCCGGTGCCCATCGTGTCCTTGTGCTCCAGCGCGCCTTCCAGCACATACGAAAAGATTTCCATATCGCGGTGCGGGTGCTTGCCGAAACCTTGTGCCGGCGCGACACGGTCGTCGTTGATCACGAGCAGGTCGGAGAAGCCGTTCTGCTTCGGATCGTGATA belongs to Paraburkholderia sp. FT54 and includes:
- a CDS encoding pirin family protein; translation: MLEIRHANQRGRAEHGWLSSRHTFSFANYHDPKQNGFSDLLVINDDRVAPAQGFGKHPHRDMEIFSYVLEGALEHKDTMGTGSVIVPGDIQLMSAGTGVAHSEYNHSKSDPVHFLQIWIAPGQKGTAPRYQQRHFGADQKRGVLRLVLSPDGANDSLVVQQDARVYAGLFDGDETARLELASNRYAYVHVARGSVSVNGVEFKEGDGARVRGEDALTFTQGHDAEVLVFDLRDIEMSELWA